Genomic window (Nitrospiria bacterium):
GATGGCCGATGTGGCTAAACTGGAAGAGAAGATAAAGCGCGTTAAGAAAACGTTATCAGAAAAAAGAAAAAAAGAATCGGAGTCGGAAGCACGCCCGCTTGAACTCCGGCCCGTTCGAAAACGGTTGAAGCGTCTTCAACGCCGGCGACGAGTCCTGGCCGCCTTTCTGCAGCGCGGGATAAAGGGCAAGGGTGAGACATTGGAAAAGGGAAAGACCCCGGCGGCGGAGAAACCGGCCGCTGAAAAAGAAGTCAAAGCCGGTTAGCGAAATTCAAATTCATCATCGGTATGATCGACGGCGTGATGGGATAGGGGAACATCTATGAATATCAATGGCCCTGTCGGGGCGCTGAGCCTTGCCCGGGTCGTCTGGGCCGCGGCGCTTTTTTTCATCATCAACGGTTGCGGCGCGCCGGTCATCTCGAAAGGAGTCCGGGATCAGGCGGATCCGACCGCGACGTTCAAGGCCGTGTTTCACGACCCGGACGCCTACAAGGGCAAGACGGTTCTTTGGGGGGGGATCATCATCCGAACCCGCAACGCGAAGGACGTGACTTGGATCGAACTGGTGCAGGAGCCGTTGGCCGGCGACGATCGCCCGATACGAAGAGAGGCATCGGAAGGGCGTTTTTTAATCCGTCACGATGGCTTCTTGGATCCGGCCGTTTATGGACGAGGCCGCGAGGTCACGCTCGTCGGGGAGGTCCGGGGCCTGGAAACTCGATTGCTGGACGAGGCGGAATACCGCTACCCGGTCGTGGCGGACAAGCAGTTGGTGCTCTGGGGGCCCGCCCAGGAGCCGGCCTTTCATTTCAACCTGGGTTTCGGGGCCGTCTTCTCGAGATGATTCATGTTCATTTTAACATCGGCCGAATCAGGATCGGTTGATCAGCCGGTCCAACCCCGTCTTCACCTCCTTCAATTTCGTGTTGGCCCGCGGATCGGACCGGTGAACGGTCTCGATCACGCCACCAAGGGAACTTTCCAGCCCGGTCAGCGCTTCCCCGACTTCTTTTGACGCCATCGGGAGCGCGGTATGAAGCTCCTCCTTGGCCGACGTCAATTCCTTCTCGGCCGTTCCAAAATTTCGCTCCTTGATGTTGTTCTCGGCCGAAAGCATCCGGTCGCGGGCCGTCGTGAGTTGCATTCGAAACCGCAGTGAACGGACTTCGCCTTCCAGGCCGACGACTTTCATCGACATTTCGGACTTGGCGGCGGTCAAAAGCCGGTTGAGCTTTTCCGCCTTGAAAGAGCCCGTGAGATATCCGGCTCCGAATGCAACGATCAATAGGAACAGAAAAGAGATGAACTTAAAAAACGATTTCATCGGAACAGAACTCCTTTCTTAGGATGGATGGGTGCGAAAGACCATCGGGTTTTGTAGCGACGCATCGCGACGCGTCGCTGGCGTTTGCGGCGCTTCATGAAGGATCCGCAGAATTGCGCCGGCCGCATAACATCGCACGGATCCTTCGGCATCGTTCAGCCGTTCGGTCAGGTCCGGCAAGACCTCGGGTTTTCCGATCATCCCCAGTGCGCGCGTCGCGGCCGAGCGCACTCTCGAAGAGGGATCCTTCAACAAAGGCACAAGCAGCGCAGCCGCCTTTCTTCCAAAGTCCGGGTCCTCCGACGGAACAATTTCTCCGAACGACCGCGCGGCCGCGCTACGAATCCCGTAATCGGAATCGGCCAGGGCTCTTTTCAACAAATCCAGGGTCTGAGGGTCGTTCTGTTTGGACAAGGCCACGGCGGCCGAAAGCCTTACGAACGGATCGCTGTCTTGGGCGGCCTGTTGAAGCAGAATAGAGACGTCGGATGTTCTGTACGCGCCCAGCGCGAGCGCGACCTGACTGCGGACTCCGGCATCGGGGTCGCTTAACGCGTTGGACAACACCGGAACGGCATGAACGGTGCCGAGATCGGTCAGGGCCTGGGCGGCGTAGCTCCGGACGGTGGCATCCGGGTCCCGGAGGGTGTGTGCGAGCAGAGGCAATGCGCGGACATCGCCCGTTTTGCCGAGACCCGTCGCTGCGATGAGACGGGTTTCCGGATTTTCGTTTTTCAATGCCTTCTCAAAAATCTTGAGCGCGCCGGGATACGAATCCATTCCCAGGGCACCGACGGCGGTGCCCAGTCCCAGCAATTGTACGGCCGGGTCTTCGTCCGTCAACGCTTTTTTCAGGAGCGATGGAGGGGCCGCGGATTTCAATCCGCTCAGGACGCGAACGGCCGTCAGCCGGACCGACGGGTCCGGATCGGCCAGCGCCGGATCGATGAACCGAATCGCCGTCTGAGCGCCGAAGCGGGCCGCGGCCTCGACTGTAAAAAGGCGAACGGTGGAATCGGTGTCTTTCGAGGCGGTCGCAAGCCAGGAAAGAACGGCCGGATCACGGCTGTCTCCCATCGCCTTGGCCGCCGCGCCGCGCGAAAACGGATCCTGTTCCTGGAGAGTGTCCTGAAGGATCTTGAGAGACCTTTCCCGGATTTGAAAGTTCAGACCCTGTTTGGACAACGATCGGGTCAGAATGAGACCGATGACGATCAACAGGAGAGCCAGACCGGTCATCTGAAAGGCCTTTTTTCCAACGGGCCACCGGCTCATCGCCGACCCTTCATAAGAGACCGGACGAGAAAGCCGCCCAGGACTATCGCGGCGGCCCAGGCCGTGCGGCTTTCCAAGGTGTCCCCCTGATGCTGGAAAAAACGGGCGATGATCAGCAGAGCCAGAAGAAATGCCGCCAGGATGGCGCGGTAAACCAACCGATAAAGCCTCAGCAAGGCGCCGGTGACGTCATCCGACGACATCTTGGTCTTGAACTCGCCCCGGTTGGCCAGGGTCAGAAAGGTCTCCAGCGTCTTGGGCAGAGCCAGGAGAGAGCCGCCGATCTCCCGTCCGGTTTTCCACAGCCGGTCG
Coding sequences:
- a CDS encoding Slp family lipoprotein, encoding MNINGPVGALSLARVVWAAALFFIINGCGAPVISKGVRDQADPTATFKAVFHDPDAYKGKTVLWGGIIIRTRNAKDVTWIELVQEPLAGDDRPIRREASEGRFLIRHDGFLDPAVYGRGREVTLVGEVRGLETRLLDEAEYRYPVVADKQLVLWGPAQEPAFHFNLGFGAVFSR
- a CDS encoding HEAT repeat domain-containing protein, whose translation is MSRWPVGKKAFQMTGLALLLIVIGLILTRSLSKQGLNFQIRERSLKILQDTLQEQDPFSRGAAAKAMGDSRDPAVLSWLATASKDTDSTVRLFTVEAAARFGAQTAIRFIDPALADPDPSVRLTAVRVLSGLKSAAPPSLLKKALTDEDPAVQLLGLGTAVGALGMDSYPGALKIFEKALKNENPETRLIAATGLGKTGDVRALPLLAHTLRDPDATVRSYAAQALTDLGTVHAVPVLSNALSDPDAGVRSQVALALGAYRTSDVSILLQQAAQDSDPFVRLSAAVALSKQNDPQTLDLLKRALADSDYGIRSAAARSFGEIVPSEDPDFGRKAAALLVPLLKDPSSRVRSAATRALGMIGKPEVLPDLTERLNDAEGSVRCYAAGAILRILHEAPQTPATRRDASLQNPMVFRTHPS